The sequence GTGCTGGCCGGGCTGGTGTTCATTCCATTGACCCGCTGGCGCTCGGTCGAACCTTCATTCATGCGCGGCATGCTGGTGATCGGCGCGCTGCAGTTCGGTGTGACCTATGTCTGTCTGTACCTGAGTTTCCGTGTGCTGACGGTACCGGAAGTGTTGCTGTTCACCATCCTCACGCCGTTGCACGTGACCCTGATCGAAGACGCGCTGAATCGGCGCTTCAATCCGTGGGCGCTGATCGCCGCGCTGGTGGCGGTGGGCGGGGCGGCGGTGATTCGTTTCGACAGCATCAATCCGGATTTCTTCATGGGCTTCTTGCTGCTGCAACTGGCCAACTTCACCTACGCGGCAGGGCAGGTGATGTACAAGCATCTGGTGGCGAAACACCCGAGCGATCTGCCGCACTATCGGCGTTTCGGCTTCTTCTACCTCGGCGCGCTGGCGGTGGTGCTGCCGGCATTTCTGATGTTCGGCAAAGCCAACTTCCTCCCGGAAGCGCCGCTGCAGTGGGGCGTGTTGCTGTTCCTCGGTCTGGTCTCGACCGCGTTGGGCATGTACTGGTGGAACAAGGGCGCGTGCATGGTCAACGGTGGCACGCTGGCGGTGATGAACAACCTGCATGTGCCGGTGGGGCTGCTGCTGAATTTGCTGATCTGGAATCAGCATGAGGAACTGGGGCGGTTGTTCCTTGGCGGCAGCGTCATCCTCGCTGCCGTATGGATCAGCCGACTGGGCATCCGCAAATCCCCAGCCACCGCATAACCCCTGTAGGAGTGAGCCTGCTCGCGATAGCGGTGTATCAGTCAATATGGATTTGTCTGACACACCGCTATCGTCGGAACGCCGCCCGGAGCAGGCTCACTCCTACAGTTTTGATCGGTGGGGTTACATGAGGTGTTTCTGCGGCTCGGGAATGCTGGCCGCTCCGAGCACCGCCGGCAGCAGGCCAGAGCGCAAATCCCCGCCACTCGGCTGCTGATAAAGACTCAGCCCAAACTCCGGCAGCACCGCCAGCAGGTAATCGAAAATATCCCCCTGAATCCGCTCGTAATCGGCCCACGCCGTGGTGCTGGTGAAACAGTAGATTTCCAGCGGAATCCCCTGCGCGGTGGTTTGCATCTGCCGGACCATGCAGGTCATGTTTGGCTGAATCTCCGGATGACTCTTCAGATACGCCAGCGCATAGGCGCGGAACGTACCGATATTGGTCATCCGCCGGCGGTTCGCCGACATCGCCGCGACATTGCCCTGCGCCTCGTTCCACGCCTTGAGCTCGGCTTTCTTGCGGCTCATGTAGTCAGTCAGCAGGTGCACCTGGGTGAGCTTTTCTTCTTCGTCATCGCGGATGAAACGCACGCCGCTGGCATCGATGAACAGACTGCGCTTGATCCGCCGGCCGCCGGATTGCTGCATGCCGCGCCAGTTTCTGAACGACTCGGACATCAGGCGCCAGGTCGGGATCGAGACGATGGTCTTGTCGAAATTCTGCACCTTGACCGTGTGCAGAGTGATGTCGACCACATCACCGTCGGCACCGACTTGTGGCATTTCGATCCAGTCACCGACGCGCAACATGTCGTTGCTGGTCAACTGCACGCTGGCGACGAATGAGAGCAGCGTGTCCTTGTAGACCAACAGAATCACCGCCGACATCGCACCCAGACCGGACAGCAGCAACAGCGGCGAACGGTCGATCAACGTTGCGACGATGATGATCGCGCCGAACACGTACAAGACCATTTTCGCCAGTTGCACGTAGCCCTTGATCGAGCGCGTGCGTGCATGTTCGGTGCGTGCATAGATGTCGAGCAGAGCATTGAGCAGGGCGCTGACCGAGAGCAGCAGGAACAGAATGGTGAACGACAACGCCACGTTCCCGAGAAAGGTCATCGCGGTTTTGCTCAGTTCCGGCACCAGATGCAGACCGAACTGGATCACCAGCGACGGCGTCATCTGCGCCAGGCGCTGAAACACCTTGTTGTGGCGAAAATCATTGATCCAGTGCAGCGCCGGCTGGCGGCCAAGCATGCGGCTGGCGTGCAAGATCAGGTAACGCGCCACTCGTCCGAGTACTAGCGCGATGACCAACAGCAGCATCAGCGCCAGGCCGGCTTGCAGAAATGGATGCTGTTCCAGGGTGCCCCAGAGGTCCTGGGCTTTGAGCCAGAGCTGTTTGAAATCCATATGAGTAACGATTCTTCTGTAGGAAGCGATGGGCGATTAGAGCATTTAAGACGCCGTGTATTACCGTTGGAGACAAATCGAGCAACAAAAAAGCCACTGATTACGTCCGTTTGTATAAAGAAACTCGGCCTGAGCGCTCGAAACCGGTAACCTATGCAGCTGTTTTTTTGCATATCTTCGAGGTAGCACCCGTGTTTTCCCAATTCGCCCTGCACGAACGCCTGCTTAAAGCTGTGGCCGAGCTGAAATTTGTCGAGCCAACGCCTGTGCAAGCCGCGGCCATCCCGCTGGCGCTCCAAGGGCGTGATCTGCGGGTGACGGCGCAAACCGGTAGCGGCAAAACCGCCGCTTTCGTTCTGCCAATCCTCAATCGCCTGATCGGCCCGGCCAAGGTTCGCGTCAGCATCAAGACGCTGATCCTGCTGCCGACCCGTGAACTGGCCCAGCAGACCCTGAAGGAAGTTGAACGCTTTTCGCAGTTCACCTTCATCAAGTCCGGCCTGATCACCGGCGGTGAAGACTTCAAGGTCCAGGCCGCGATGCTGCGCAAAGTGCCGGACATCCTCATCGGCACCCCGGGCCGGATGATCGAGCAACTCAACGCCGGCAATCTCGACCTCAAAGAAGTCGAAGTGCTGGTGCTTGACGAAGCCGACCGCATGCTCGACATGGGTTTCGCCGAAGACGTACAGCGTCTGGTCGACGAATGTCCGAACCGTCAGCAGACCATGCTGTTCTCGGCCACCACCGGCGGTTCCGGCCTGCGCGACATGATCGGCAAGGTGCTGAACAACCCTGAGCACCTGCAGCTCAACGCGGTCAGTCAGCTGAACTCGACCACCCGTCAGCAAATCATCACCGCCGACCACAATCAGCACAAAGAGCAGATTGTGAACTGGCTGCTGGCCAACGAGACCTACCAGAAGGCCATCGTCTTCACCAACACCCGCGCCATGGCCGACCGCATCTACGGCCGCCTCGTGGCTCAGGAATACAAAGCGTTCGTGCTGCACGGCGAGAAAGACCAGAAGGATCGCAAACTGGCGATCGACCGTCTGAAGCAGGGCGGCGTGAAGATCCTCGTGGCCACCGACGTTGCGGCCCGTGGTCTGGACGTTGATGGTCTGGATCTGGTGATCAACTTCGACATGCCACGCAGCGGCGACGAGTACGTGCACCGCATCGGTCGTACTGGCCGCGCCGGTAACGACGGTCTGGCGATCTCGCTGATCTGCCACGGCGACTGGAACCTGATGTCGAGCATCGAGCGCTACCTCAAGCAGAGCTTCGAGCGCCGTACCATCAAGGAGGTCAAAGGCACCTACGGCGGGCCGAAAAAGGTCAAGGCCTCGGGCAAAGCCGTTGGTGTGAAGAAGAAAAAGACCGACGCGAAGGGCGACAAGAAGAAAACCGCCGCCAAGACGCCGACCAAGCGCAAGAGCGCCAACCGTCCGAAGCCGGATTCGTTGGTGAGCAGCGACGGCATGGCCCCGCTGAAGCGCCGCAAGCCAGCAGAACCTGCGGCTGAGTAAGTTTCAGGCGCGCATAAAAAACCCGGACAATGTCCGGGTTTTTTTTCGTCCATCAGTTGCCGAGCTGGCCACTGGTGTCGGCGTCAAAGCGCCGCTTGGCTTGATCCGCTGCCGGTTTCAGTGCGGCGAGCAGTGTTGCTTCGCTGTACAACTGCGTGGTCGCCAGTTCTTTCGGTGTTGGCTCGATCGGGATCAGCACGTCTTCACCGTCGGCATGCAGCCAGATCGCGACAACGTGCAGGGCCGAGACAAACAGCACGCGCAACTCAACGGTCTTGCCCTGAAGTTGCGGCGCTTGCTCTGCCAGTTTCAACGCTCCCACTGTCGCGGCGGCGTGATCGCCGTGGTTCAACGAGGCGAACTCGACGTGACCGCGCACTTCAGCCAATTGCGCATCGGCAATCGTCACGCCGTCGGCAAATACCAGGTAATGCCAGTCGCCGAGGCGAGCCTCCTTCAGGCCTTTGCCGTGGCTCAGGTCCTCCAGGTTCAACGAGTAGCCGCGATAGGCTTCGCTGAGACTGATTTTTGCAGGTGCCGTGTTGGCGAACTGGCGATTGGCGCCAAAGCCCTGGGTTTGCAGCGCGGCTTGCAGCGCCGGGCGCAAAGTCTGAACGCCGTTGGAAGGCGCCTTTGGATAAGTCAGTTGCATGATGTCGCCCTCCTAGTTTTTTACCGTGAAGTAGGTGTGAGTCCAATTGCCGCCGCCGTTGTAGGCGCGGGGGAATGCGTTCAGTGCGCGGGTCGAATAACCGTAGATCGAGTCTGCGACCAACACGTAATCGCCGTTGGTACCGTAAATCGTCAGGAAATGCGCACCACCACCGTACCAGGCGCAACGCAAGCCGACGGGGCGGCCCATGCTGATCTGGTTCTGGATGGCCGACATCTGCAGCGAACCCTGATTCATGCCGTTGTAGCTACGGGTGGTTTGCAGCGCCGAATCCAGATAGCCGTAGACGTTGCACGGCCCCGGCTGATTGCAGCAGTTGCGATCGAGCTGGGTGCTGGCGACGCCGCACTGCGTCCAGTTGCCGGTGCCGTAATAGTTGCCGACCGAGGCGGAAACGGCGGCCCAGCACCAGTTGGTCTGGGTCTGTTTCTGCATGTTGAAGTTGAGGCTGCCGGCGGCGAGGGCGCTGAGCTGTTCAGCGGCTTCGACTTCGGCGAGTTGCGGGTCGAGCAGGTGACCGGCCAGGCACCTTGGCAGTGATTCGCCGGTGAATTGTGTTGCTGCTGTGGTTAACATTTTTCAATCCTCCATGAGTGAAAACAAGCGTCCAGCTTGTGTGGGTATAGCGGTGTTGCCGAGCGATCGGTGCTTAACGGGTGCCATCTTCTGTGGCCGGTTCCGATCTCCTTGCTCGAGGTAACCCTAGCCAGAGATATGCGTTAGTGCAAATAAATAAATGCGTTAATGCATTTTTAGTGGCAAAAGATCGCAGCCTTCGGCAGCTCTACAGGGTTTTGTGTAGGAGCTGCCGCAGGCTGCGATCTTTTGATCTTGCTGTTAGCCCTCGGTCTTCTTCTCGGCAGAATTCAGTTCTTTCAACCGCTGATCAATCAACTGACATTTATCCGGCAGATCCGCACTGGCCGTACCCAGATCCATCTTCTGCAATTCGGCATTGATCTCTTTGGCCTTGGCCGGATTCTGCTCGGTCAGCTTCGAGACTTCCTTGGCCAATTGTTCGCGCTTTGCGGTGGCTTCTTCAGGCGTGCAGGCCCAGACGGGCAGGGCACAGGTGAGGGTGGCGGCGAGGGTGAGTTTGATCAGGGTTTTCATGGGGGCAGGCCTCAGTTCCGGTTAAGGCGGGTTAATCGGTTGAGGGTTCAAAGACGTGAAAAGTTCAGTGCTGCTCGCTTGCAGCCCCGATCGGATTATGCAAACAACAGGTAGCGATCTTCGCCAAAATTACATATTTATGAGCGCAGCCCGCGAGCTAGAGCGGTTGCGAGAATAGTGGCGTAGCGGCTTATTGACGCCAGAATGATGGCGATCTAACATCGGGCTGTCACATTGATATCAATGTGTGTTTTCGAGGGATCGAACAGAAGTTTCGCAGCCTGTCTGCGATTGTTTAGCAATGCTTTGGACGCTCTGACCATTGCGCTAAATCTCCTGATTCAGCTTATGACTCACCGGCACTCTGGTTTTGGCTGGTCGGGGATTGCTTTGCCTGTTGTTTTTGCCAATCAACCTGCAGCAACGAGATCTCAACATGGATGTTCGCCCGTACGCGGTATTCACGCATCAAGCCTCTGACGCCCTCGGAAAATCTGAGAAGGTCTGCGGCGTACCCAAACGCGGCCTGGCGTTTTTGCTGGCGAACGTCATGTTCTGGCAACCGATGTGGGCGCAGGCTGATGGCATTGTGGTGGCCAACCCGAACACCTCGCTGGATCGCGCCGGCAACGGCGTGCCGATCATCAATATCGCCACGCCTAATGCCAGTGGCCTGTCGCACAACCAGTTCCACGACTACAACGTCGGTGCGCAGGGTCTGATCCTCAACAACGGCTCGACGCAGAATAATCTCACCCAGTTGGGCGGGCATATCGTCGACAACCCGAACCTGAAAAACAGCGGTTCGGCGCAGGCGATTCTCAACGAAGTCATCAGCGGTAACCCGAGCCAGTTGCGCGGCTACACCGAAGTGGCGGGGCAGTCAGCGCGGGTCAT comes from Pseudomonas sp. RU47 and encodes:
- a CDS encoding carboxylate/amino acid/amine transporter → MGYLLFVTLIQAFSFSLIGEYLAGHVDSYFAVLVRVVLAGLVFIPLTRWRSVEPSFMRGMLVIGALQFGVTYVCLYLSFRVLTVPEVLLFTILTPLHVTLIEDALNRRFNPWALIAALVAVGGAAVIRFDSINPDFFMGFLLLQLANFTYAAGQVMYKHLVAKHPSDLPHYRRFGFFYLGALAVVLPAFLMFGKANFLPEAPLQWGVLLFLGLVSTALGMYWWNKGACMVNGGTLAVMNNLHVPVGLLLNLLIWNQHEELGRLFLGGSVILAAVWISRLGIRKSPATA
- a CDS encoding mechanosensitive ion channel family protein — its product is MDFKQLWLKAQDLWGTLEQHPFLQAGLALMLLLVIALVLGRVARYLILHASRMLGRQPALHWINDFRHNKVFQRLAQMTPSLVIQFGLHLVPELSKTAMTFLGNVALSFTILFLLLSVSALLNALLDIYARTEHARTRSIKGYVQLAKMVLYVFGAIIIVATLIDRSPLLLLSGLGAMSAVILLVYKDTLLSFVASVQLTSNDMLRVGDWIEMPQVGADGDVVDITLHTVKVQNFDKTIVSIPTWRLMSESFRNWRGMQQSGGRRIKRSLFIDASGVRFIRDDEEEKLTQVHLLTDYMSRKKAELKAWNEAQGNVAAMSANRRRMTNIGTFRAYALAYLKSHPEIQPNMTCMVRQMQTTAQGIPLEIYCFTSTTAWADYERIQGDIFDYLLAVLPEFGLSLYQQPSGGDLRSGLLPAVLGAASIPEPQKHLM
- a CDS encoding DEAD/DEAH box helicase, producing the protein MFSQFALHERLLKAVAELKFVEPTPVQAAAIPLALQGRDLRVTAQTGSGKTAAFVLPILNRLIGPAKVRVSIKTLILLPTRELAQQTLKEVERFSQFTFIKSGLITGGEDFKVQAAMLRKVPDILIGTPGRMIEQLNAGNLDLKEVEVLVLDEADRMLDMGFAEDVQRLVDECPNRQQTMLFSATTGGSGLRDMIGKVLNNPEHLQLNAVSQLNSTTRQQIITADHNQHKEQIVNWLLANETYQKAIVFTNTRAMADRIYGRLVAQEYKAFVLHGEKDQKDRKLAIDRLKQGGVKILVATDVAARGLDVDGLDLVINFDMPRSGDEYVHRIGRTGRAGNDGLAISLICHGDWNLMSSIERYLKQSFERRTIKEVKGTYGGPKKVKASGKAVGVKKKKTDAKGDKKKTAAKTPTKRKSANRPKPDSLVSSDGMAPLKRRKPAEPAAE
- a CDS encoding papain-like cysteine protease family protein; this encodes MLTTAATQFTGESLPRCLAGHLLDPQLAEVEAAEQLSALAAGSLNFNMQKQTQTNWCWAAVSASVGNYYGTGNWTQCGVASTQLDRNCCNQPGPCNVYGYLDSALQTTRSYNGMNQGSLQMSAIQNQISMGRPVGLRCAWYGGGAHFLTIYGTNGDYVLVADSIYGYSTRALNAFPRAYNGGGNWTHTYFTVKN